The Nitrosomonas cryotolerans ATCC 49181 genome includes a window with the following:
- a CDS encoding PD-(D/E)XK nuclease family protein gives MKIRFGMGLDNQRGWHTRNTLGEITVGEKGMLSILETQLGLIRKVALQSRRIVQYLTCLKQCDHAARFYHQSLEADELGTAATLLGWRDQWYLYGWDGKIEGMEAKRLADMSEVESIACKKVAPSEGERLAHILQAMKRRIPAISSITLTRPLAHYPKRWQLILSRLQTEFQELASVPHAGSFLHTLQDRLRDVQSGKKLGKVDRLDFKADGSVIIARAETRILAAHWLADRMAENIADGILVATDSTDLLDDILAANQQARHGLNESSSARSVLQLLPMALTLLWAPLDFTVLISFLNHPISPIRHFARRQLAEKLAAYPGIRGQRWTDTLNRIDAHYGDQAAAVREQIHTWIDHPRFDQKGGVSIDQVLIRAQKMADYFRVQLTDTDETKHILWDTGLVQTTVFIQSLEQLQEDGVIARIRPRQLQKLLAQATAQGSVNPNRIAEVGSLSTVDDLGALIESFDQVIWWQPVMPNTPKEFPWSALERHTLARAGVMLPDHADVLGNLATDWLKPVLAARKQLIIVLPPQDVEAHPTWQMMLSQIHNITEQSIEQVFNHHPQTTTCSIPLPHTPLPQPRRWWQLSIDTPIGKHPYHSYSSLELFLFNPYQWLLRYPAGLETSSVLAVSDGFLLDGRLAHTLIEHFFALPAPLGMTKSEISTWFDRIFPEIIEAEGAVLLMHGRRSDYEELRYRLHRAITTLLTQIKTAGVTKIKSEQALKGQFPGGKIIGYADLMLTNGQGQHAIVDMKWGGTKKFTEQLRENTHLQLGIYAELVRQKTGAWPAVGYYVLSEAKLIAQQDAYFPDAIQVNKKTEESIPHLWERLKETYIWRDTLLQQGRIEVALADQEEIEAITPPEAGLKITPLNPCYNDYRVLAGWRPA, from the coding sequence ATGAAAATCAGATTTGGAATGGGACTCGATAACCAGCGTGGCTGGCATACACGGAATACACTCGGGGAAATCACAGTGGGAGAAAAAGGCATGCTGAGCATTCTTGAAACTCAGCTGGGTCTGATCCGAAAAGTCGCTCTGCAATCACGGCGCATCGTGCAATATCTAACCTGTCTGAAGCAATGCGATCATGCAGCACGCTTTTACCATCAGAGTCTTGAAGCCGATGAACTGGGTACCGCCGCAACACTGCTTGGCTGGCGTGATCAGTGGTATTTATATGGCTGGGATGGGAAAATAGAAGGAATGGAAGCCAAGCGATTAGCCGATATGTCCGAGGTAGAGTCCATAGCGTGTAAAAAGGTCGCGCCATCTGAAGGAGAACGACTCGCGCACATCCTCCAGGCCATGAAACGGCGTATTCCCGCTATTTCTAGCATCACACTCACCAGGCCACTCGCTCACTACCCTAAACGCTGGCAATTGATATTGTCTCGCTTACAAACCGAATTTCAGGAGCTGGCCAGCGTTCCGCACGCAGGATCGTTCCTGCATACCCTGCAAGATCGTTTGCGCGATGTACAGTCAGGAAAAAAGCTCGGGAAAGTTGACAGACTTGATTTTAAAGCCGATGGCTCCGTTATCATCGCACGCGCAGAAACCCGTATTTTGGCAGCACACTGGCTGGCTGATCGCATGGCAGAAAACATTGCGGATGGAATACTGGTCGCTACAGACAGCACCGACCTGCTGGACGATATATTAGCCGCAAACCAGCAAGCCCGGCATGGCCTGAATGAATCCAGCAGCGCCCGTTCTGTTCTGCAACTATTACCCATGGCACTGACATTATTGTGGGCTCCGCTTGACTTCACGGTACTCATCTCATTTTTAAATCACCCGATATCACCTATTCGCCATTTTGCACGTCGCCAATTGGCCGAAAAGCTGGCTGCTTATCCCGGTATAAGAGGTCAGCGATGGACGGATACACTCAACCGGATCGATGCGCACTATGGTGATCAAGCTGCTGCCGTACGGGAACAAATCCATACCTGGATTGATCACCCCCGCTTTGATCAAAAGGGTGGCGTATCCATTGATCAAGTATTGATTCGGGCACAGAAAATGGCAGATTATTTTCGTGTCCAGCTTACCGATACCGATGAAACAAAACACATTTTATGGGATACCGGATTGGTTCAGACGACGGTCTTTATACAATCCCTGGAACAATTGCAGGAAGATGGCGTAATTGCCCGTATTCGTCCGCGCCAGCTACAAAAACTGCTAGCACAAGCCACTGCACAAGGTAGCGTCAATCCTAATCGGATCGCCGAAGTCGGCTCACTCTCTACAGTCGATGATCTCGGCGCACTCATCGAATCATTTGATCAGGTTATCTGGTGGCAACCGGTTATGCCTAATACACCGAAAGAATTTCCCTGGTCCGCTTTGGAACGGCATACATTAGCCCGGGCTGGAGTGATGCTGCCCGATCATGCCGACGTCCTGGGAAATCTTGCGACAGACTGGCTTAAACCTGTTCTCGCCGCCAGAAAACAATTAATCATTGTATTACCTCCTCAGGATGTGGAAGCACATCCGACATGGCAGATGATGCTGTCACAAATACACAATATTACCGAGCAAAGCATTGAACAGGTATTCAATCATCATCCACAAACCACGACATGCAGCATACCGCTGCCGCACACGCCATTACCGCAGCCCAGACGCTGGTGGCAATTATCGATAGACACCCCCATCGGCAAACATCCGTACCATTCATACTCCAGCCTGGAATTGTTTTTGTTTAACCCTTATCAGTGGCTGCTGCGCTACCCGGCAGGACTTGAGACATCTTCTGTTCTGGCAGTCAGCGATGGGTTTTTACTGGATGGGCGACTTGCACATACGCTTATCGAGCATTTTTTCGCCTTGCCCGCTCCGTTGGGAATGACAAAGTCTGAGATATCGACCTGGTTTGACCGGATTTTTCCGGAAATAATAGAAGCCGAAGGTGCGGTGTTACTCATGCATGGCCGTCGCTCGGATTACGAAGAATTACGGTATCGTTTACACCGCGCAATCACCACATTGCTCACACAAATAAAAACCGCCGGCGTGACTAAAATAAAATCAGAACAGGCCCTCAAGGGACAGTTCCCTGGCGGAAAGATTATCGGTTACGCTGATTTAATGCTAACCAACGGTCAGGGTCAGCACGCGATTGTGGACATGAAATGGGGGGGTACAAAAAAATTCACTGAGCAGCTTAGGGAAAATACGCACCTGCAGCTGGGTATCTATGCCGAACTGGTGCGTCAAAAGACGGGCGCATGGCCAGCGGTAGGCTACTACGTCCTGTCTGAAGCCAAATTAATCGCACAACAGGATGCTTATTTTCCGGATGCAATTCAGGTAAACAAAAAAACCGAGGAATCGATACCTCATCTATGGGAACGACTCAAGGAAACCTATATCTGGCGCGATACGCTACTGCAGCAAGGGAGAATCGAAGTAGCGCTGGCGGATCAGGAGGAAATCGAAGCCATTACCCCCCCGGAAGCCGGTTTAAAAATTACACCCCTCAATCCCTGCTACAACGACTACCGAGTGCTGGCAGGTTGGAGGCCCGCATGA
- the lnt gene encoding apolipoprotein N-acyltransferase, with product MNKFYVAFSITFCLGVLTVLGFAPFYLFPVPVVTLALLFGFWRKSTTSRQAAWLGFSYGMGMFGAGVSWIYVSLHDFGAMSMPVAVFALFLLCIYLALFPALSGWILVRLRIISPVIWALTAAALWTLSEWLRGSLFTGFPWLALGYSQVPFSPLAGFAPVLGAYGVSFILVLSAAFLLLWLAQGLRTWRYVLPLGMVWLCGFYLQQVDWVQPFEKPVTVSLVQGNIAQDMKWREDHVLNTLETYAGLILESDSRLIVTPEISIPLFYDVVPPAYLEHLAMHAMRNDGDVLVGMIESAPDGSDAYYNTMFSFGSSANQHYRKHHLVPFGEFIPLKPLFGWIIEVLKIPLSDFSRGDLQQQPMHVAGQRVAVNICYEDVFGEEIIGQLPQATLLVNVSNDAWFGRSIGPQQHLQISQMRALETARYMLRATNTGVTAIINERGIVQQEMPVFTTAALHGTAQGFTGATPYVRFGNSLILGLAGLLLLGGFLSVFRASQKTL from the coding sequence TTGAATAAATTCTACGTAGCATTCAGCATTACCTTCTGTCTAGGCGTCCTGACTGTTCTCGGTTTTGCACCTTTTTATCTTTTTCCTGTTCCTGTTGTTACGCTTGCGCTGTTGTTTGGCTTCTGGCGTAAAAGTACGACATCAAGACAGGCTGCCTGGCTGGGTTTTTCTTATGGCATGGGCATGTTTGGCGCGGGCGTCAGCTGGATTTATGTGAGTTTGCATGATTTTGGCGCAATGTCTATGCCTGTTGCTGTATTTGCTTTATTTTTGTTATGTATCTATCTGGCCCTGTTCCCCGCGTTAAGTGGCTGGATACTGGTCAGGTTGCGTATCATTTCACCGGTTATCTGGGCACTGACTGCTGCTGCATTATGGACATTGTCTGAATGGTTACGAGGAAGTCTGTTTACCGGATTTCCATGGCTGGCATTGGGTTATTCGCAGGTTCCATTTAGTCCACTGGCGGGCTTTGCGCCCGTACTGGGTGCTTATGGCGTTTCGTTTATATTGGTATTGAGTGCGGCATTCTTATTGTTGTGGCTGGCACAGGGTTTGCGCACCTGGCGTTATGTATTGCCGCTGGGGATGGTCTGGTTGTGTGGTTTTTATTTGCAGCAGGTTGACTGGGTGCAACCGTTTGAAAAACCCGTGACAGTGAGCCTGGTGCAGGGAAATATTGCCCAGGATATGAAGTGGCGGGAGGATCACGTGCTGAATACCCTGGAGACTTATGCCGGGTTAATATTGGAAAGTGATAGCCGTCTGATTGTTACACCAGAAATTTCTATTCCGTTATTTTACGATGTGGTACCACCGGCTTATCTTGAACACTTGGCTATGCATGCCATGAGAAACGATGGAGATGTCCTGGTTGGAATGATTGAATCCGCGCCCGATGGAAGTGATGCCTATTACAATACTATGTTTAGTTTTGGTTCCTCGGCTAATCAGCATTATCGCAAGCATCATTTGGTTCCCTTTGGTGAATTTATTCCACTAAAGCCTCTATTTGGTTGGATTATCGAGGTATTGAAAATTCCGTTGTCAGATTTTTCACGTGGCGATTTACAACAGCAACCCATGCATGTCGCAGGGCAGCGCGTGGCCGTGAATATTTGTTACGAGGATGTGTTTGGTGAGGAGATTATTGGCCAGTTACCGCAAGCGACCTTGCTGGTCAATGTTAGTAACGACGCCTGGTTCGGGCGCTCTATCGGGCCACAGCAGCATTTGCAGATATCACAAATGCGCGCTCTGGAAACCGCGCGCTATATGCTACGCGCTACGAATACGGGTGTGACGGCCATCATTAATGAGCGGGGGATCGTACAGCAGGAAATGCCTGTATTTACTACAGCTGCATTGCATGGTACGGCGCAGGGATTTACCGGGGCAACGCCGTATGTTCGTTTCGGTAATAGTCTGATACTCGGGCTGGCGGGATTGCTATTACTTGGTGGATTTTTGTCAGTCTTTCGCGCTTCACAGAAAACCCTGTAA
- a CDS encoding cytochrome-c peroxidase codes for MKLILFLALTLSAGAYAQGGHHDHDGEHNHAHKRGHKLDMTVIKQFFEPLPVSIIDEEENAALIKLGKKLYLDPRLSVNDQISCNSCHGLDNFGVDNEPTSPGHEGKRGDRNSPTTMNAALHIAQFWDGRAKDVEEQALGPILNPVEMGMPSEAAVIDKLKGIDEYQALFADAFQEEDDPFVYANVGKAIGAFERTLLTPSRFDAFLKGDEDALNIDEKRGLKKFIRAGCATCHNGVAIGGNSYKKIGLVESYETTDMGRFVVTNIESDKKAFKVPSLRNITKTGPYFHDGSVATLDEAIYLMAKHQLGKKIGPAFVKDVKAFLGTLTSTENSDKK; via the coding sequence ATGAAATTGATTCTGTTTCTGGCACTCACCTTAAGTGCGGGTGCTTATGCCCAAGGTGGTCATCACGATCATGATGGAGAACATAACCATGCTCACAAGCGTGGTCACAAGCTTGATATGACCGTTATTAAACAGTTTTTTGAGCCATTACCTGTATCGATTATTGATGAGGAAGAGAATGCCGCGCTGATTAAGCTGGGTAAGAAACTTTATCTGGATCCAAGGCTTTCAGTAAATGATCAGATTTCGTGTAACTCATGCCATGGACTGGACAATTTTGGTGTGGACAATGAACCTACTTCGCCGGGTCATGAAGGTAAGCGGGGTGATAGGAATTCTCCGACAACGATGAATGCCGCGCTTCATATTGCGCAATTCTGGGATGGACGCGCTAAAGATGTCGAAGAACAAGCTCTAGGCCCTATCCTGAATCCAGTTGAAATGGGAATGCCGAGTGAAGCAGCGGTTATAGACAAATTAAAGGGGATTGATGAATATCAGGCATTATTTGCAGATGCATTCCAAGAAGAGGATGATCCGTTTGTATATGCCAATGTTGGTAAGGCAATCGGCGCTTTTGAACGGACCCTTTTAACGCCTTCACGATTCGATGCTTTTCTCAAGGGTGACGAGGATGCATTGAACATCGATGAGAAGAGGGGCTTGAAGAAATTTATTCGCGCCGGTTGTGCCACTTGCCACAATGGTGTTGCCATTGGTGGAAATTCATACAAAAAAATAGGCTTGGTAGAATCTTATGAAACAACCGACATGGGCCGTTTTGTCGTGACCAATATCGAAAGCGATAAAAAGGCCTTCAAAGTACCCAGCCTGAGAAATATTACCAAGACAGGGCCTTACTTTCATGATGGTTCGGTCGCAACATTAGATGAGGCAATTTATTTAATGGCGAAACATCAGCTGGGCAAAAAAATCGGCCCGGCATTTGTTAAAGATGTCAAAGCATTCCTGGGGACGTTAACCAGCACTGAAAATAGCGATAAGAAGTAA
- the glyS gene encoding glycine--tRNA ligase subunit beta, translating to MTMKNLLVELLVEELPPKSLKQLGDSFAELLFASLVTQNLVAKDAPVTAYASPRRLAVHITHVLAQAADESVSRKLMPVAVGLDDDGQATPPLLKKLASLGADMSVVPHLKRVIEGKTEVLFLDSRVTGIVLAEGLQKALDEALNRLPIPRVMTYQLADGWQSVNFVRPAHGLVALHGTEIVSVNALGLTAGRATQGHRFEAKINPVVLKGADNYAQQLETEGAVIANFVARRTEIKRQLAILVAKENLEHVEDEALLDEVTALVERPNVLAGQFDPEFLAVPQECLILTMKANQKYFPMLDAHGRLANKFMIVANIRPADTGLVITGNERVVRSRLADAKFFFDQDRKRSLASRIAGLDKVVYHNKLGMQGERIERVRAIAHAIGLQLGGAALAKQASEAAQLAKADLLTEMVNEFPELQGVMGRYYALQDGLSEEIACAIEDHYKPRFAGDTLPRHQVGICVALADKLETLTGLFGIKQIPTGDKDPFALRRHALGVIRILIEKALPLSLDMLLKQARAAFGDRFTDESCTLTHFIYDRLAGSLREQGYQAQEVEAVLGGLPERLSEIPKRLEAVRAFSELPEAVSLAAANKRVHNILEKGLKKQSVALSEAINVVWLKEPAETALYEMLTSVKSQADAAFEAGHYTRSLQALAVLKEPIDAFFDQVMVFTDDTDLRANRLCLLDLLHKTMNRVADISKLVT from the coding sequence ATGACAATGAAAAATTTACTGGTGGAATTGTTGGTCGAAGAATTGCCGCCTAAATCGCTCAAACAGCTGGGCGATAGTTTTGCCGAGCTACTGTTTGCCAGCCTGGTAACTCAAAATCTGGTGGCCAAAGATGCGCCTGTAACAGCCTATGCCTCGCCTCGTCGCCTGGCCGTACATATTACGCATGTTTTAGCGCAGGCAGCGGATGAGTCGGTTTCACGAAAATTGATGCCTGTCGCGGTTGGCCTGGATGATGATGGACAAGCGACGCCACCCCTGCTTAAGAAGCTGGCCAGCCTGGGTGCTGATATGAGCGTTGTTCCTCATCTTAAACGTGTGATAGAGGGCAAGACGGAAGTCTTGTTTTTGGATAGTCGCGTTACAGGGATCGTGTTGGCTGAAGGCCTGCAAAAAGCGCTGGATGAGGCCCTGAACAGATTGCCTATTCCAAGAGTGATGACTTATCAGTTGGCGGATGGCTGGCAGAGTGTAAATTTTGTACGCCCGGCGCATGGATTGGTTGCGCTACATGGTACGGAAATCGTATCGGTGAATGCGTTAGGCTTGACCGCCGGACGCGCAACACAAGGGCATCGCTTTGAGGCAAAAATAAATCCTGTGGTGCTGAAGGGCGCAGATAATTATGCGCAGCAGCTGGAAACAGAAGGCGCCGTAATCGCTAATTTTGTTGCGCGCCGCACCGAAATTAAGCGCCAGCTGGCAATCCTGGTGGCAAAAGAAAATCTTGAGCATGTCGAGGATGAGGCGTTATTAGATGAAGTGACTGCACTGGTAGAACGCCCTAATGTACTGGCTGGTCAGTTTGATCCTGAATTCCTTGCGGTACCCCAGGAATGTCTGATTCTGACTATGAAGGCGAATCAAAAATACTTTCCAATGCTGGATGCGCATGGCAGGCTGGCCAATAAATTTATGATTGTTGCCAATATTCGCCCAGCGGATACGGGTCTGGTGATTACTGGCAATGAGCGTGTAGTGCGTTCTCGTCTGGCCGATGCGAAATTTTTCTTTGATCAGGATCGCAAAAGATCATTGGCTTCGCGTATTGCCGGATTGGATAAAGTGGTTTATCACAATAAGCTGGGCATGCAGGGTGAGCGAATAGAAAGAGTAAGAGCCATTGCGCATGCGATCGGTCTGCAGCTGGGTGGTGCCGCGCTTGCAAAGCAGGCGAGTGAAGCGGCGCAGCTGGCTAAAGCGGATCTGCTGACTGAAATGGTTAACGAGTTTCCTGAATTGCAGGGCGTGATGGGGCGCTATTATGCGCTGCAGGATGGGTTGAGTGAAGAAATTGCGTGCGCGATTGAAGATCATTATAAGCCACGCTTCGCCGGTGATACATTACCGCGTCATCAGGTGGGCATCTGTGTGGCACTGGCTGATAAACTGGAAACATTGACCGGTTTATTTGGGATTAAACAGATTCCGACCGGAGACAAAGATCCTTTCGCATTGCGCCGTCATGCCTTAGGCGTCATTCGTATATTGATAGAAAAGGCATTGCCATTATCGCTCGATATGTTATTGAAACAAGCCCGCGCTGCTTTTGGTGATCGCTTTACCGATGAATCTTGTACCCTGACGCACTTTATCTATGATCGGTTAGCCGGCAGTTTACGAGAGCAAGGCTATCAGGCGCAGGAAGTGGAAGCCGTTCTGGGTGGCTTGCCTGAACGACTGTCAGAGATTCCTAAACGGCTAGAGGCTGTGCGCGCTTTTTCTGAACTACCTGAGGCGGTGAGCCTGGCAGCTGCTAACAAGCGTGTACATAATATCCTTGAGAAGGGCTTGAAGAAGCAGTCTGTTGCTTTAAGCGAAGCTATCAATGTTGTCTGGCTGAAGGAACCTGCTGAGACAGCGCTCTATGAAATGTTGACCAGCGTGAAATCTCAGGCTGATGCGGCATTTGAGGCGGGCCATTATACCCGTTCATTGCAGGCATTAGCGGTGCTCAAGGAACCGATTGATGCTTTCTTTGATCAAGTGATGGTTTTTACGGATGATACCGATTTGCGTGCTAACCGGCTCTGTCTGCTGGACTTATTACATAAAACAATGAATCGCGTGGCGGATATTTCGAAACTGGTTACCTGA
- a CDS encoding transposase, with protein MFRQVEMISLEELVPPDHPYRYFKQILNETFITRCLSGVPSDLGREGYGIVRLFYGLLLQFMEDLSDRECERFLKENLSGKWLCGFGLSEITPDHNAFYRTRKRIGTERLSQLFAQMREELARHGLISEVFTFVDATHLIAKANLWKERDRAIKAKLDKLNNEVLPKLACDKQAKIGCKGKNKYWYGYKQHSSVDMQSGLINKIAVTPGNVTDAKGLKHVCPSSGAIYADKGYCTKPAQHAAAKRGVHLAAIMMNHMLAKNHDKDRWLSHLRMPYERVFSKRNRNVRYRGIAKNQFAAFMSAISFNLKRILVLNPSGLVFS; from the coding sequence ATGTTCCGTCAAGTTGAAATGATTTCACTGGAGGAGTTAGTTCCTCCTGATCACCCTTACCGTTATTTTAAGCAGATACTCAATGAAACATTTATTACGCGTTGTTTATCTGGCGTGCCATCTGATTTAGGCCGAGAGGGTTACGGCATAGTCCGTCTGTTCTACGGTTTGTTATTACAGTTTATGGAAGATTTAAGTGATCGGGAATGTGAACGATTTTTGAAAGAGAACCTGAGTGGCAAATGGTTGTGTGGATTTGGATTAAGTGAGATAACGCCAGATCACAATGCGTTTTATCGTACCCGTAAGCGCATAGGTACCGAACGGTTGAGCCAACTATTTGCTCAGATGCGCGAAGAGCTTGCCCGTCATGGCTTGATCAGTGAGGTATTTACGTTTGTGGATGCAACACACTTAATTGCCAAAGCGAATTTATGGAAAGAACGAGATCGGGCAATCAAAGCAAAACTGGACAAGCTTAACAACGAAGTACTGCCCAAGCTCGCCTGTGATAAGCAGGCAAAGATTGGTTGTAAAGGAAAAAACAAATATTGGTATGGTTATAAACAGCATAGCTCTGTTGACATGCAATCGGGTTTAATCAACAAGATAGCCGTGACACCAGGGAATGTGACTGATGCAAAAGGGCTCAAGCATGTATGCCCTAGTTCAGGGGCCATCTATGCGGACAAAGGCTATTGCACTAAACCTGCACAGCATGCCGCTGCAAAACGAGGTGTCCATTTGGCGGCAATCATGATGAATCACATGCTAGCGAAAAATCATGACAAAGATCGCTGGCTCAGTCACTTGAGAATGCCTTATGAACGCGTTTTCTCTAAACGTAACCGAAACGTGCGTTATCGCGGTATCGCCAAGAATCAATTTGCTGCGTTTATGTCTGCAATCAGTTTCAACCTCAAACGTATTTTAGTGCTTAATCCATCTGGTCTCGTCTTTTCTTGA
- the glyQ gene encoding glycine--tRNA ligase subunit alpha encodes MSTLTFQEIIFALQRYWDKQGCALLQPYDMEVGAGTSHTATFLRALGPEPWRAAYVQPVRRPKDGRYGDNPNRLQHYYQFQVVLKPAPANILDLYFDSLREIGFDLKQNDVRLIEDDWENPTLGAWGLGWEVWLNGMEVTQFTYFQQVGGIDCKPVTGEITYGLERLAMYLQGVENVFDLIWADGLTYRDVYHQNEVEQSIYNFEQSDTAFLFMAFTKHEEQAIHLVAQQLALPAYEQVLKAAHTFNLLDARSAISVTERAAYIGRIRHLARSVAQAYYASRERLEPPFPLAPREWVAQISKSAGSGSA; translated from the coding sequence ATGTCGACACTCACATTCCAGGAAATTATCTTTGCACTCCAGCGCTATTGGGACAAACAAGGCTGTGCATTACTGCAGCCCTATGATATGGAGGTTGGTGCGGGCACGAGCCATACCGCCACCTTTTTGCGTGCTCTCGGGCCAGAACCCTGGCGTGCTGCTTATGTGCAGCCAGTCCGGCGTCCTAAAGATGGACGCTACGGGGATAACCCTAACCGTTTGCAGCATTATTATCAATTTCAGGTGGTGCTTAAGCCGGCACCAGCGAATATTCTGGATTTATATTTTGATTCTCTGCGGGAAATCGGCTTTGATTTGAAGCAGAATGATGTCCGCTTGATTGAAGATGATTGGGAGAATCCGACCCTGGGTGCGTGGGGGTTGGGATGGGAGGTATGGTTGAATGGTATGGAAGTCACGCAGTTTACCTATTTTCAACAGGTAGGCGGAATTGATTGTAAGCCTGTCACTGGTGAAATAACTTATGGGCTGGAACGATTGGCGATGTACTTGCAGGGTGTAGAGAATGTTTTTGACCTGATCTGGGCAGACGGATTAACTTATCGCGATGTCTATCATCAAAATGAGGTTGAACAATCTATCTATAACTTTGAACAGAGTGATACGGCATTTTTATTTATGGCGTTTACCAAGCATGAGGAACAAGCGATTCATTTAGTCGCCCAACAATTGGCGCTGCCAGCCTATGAACAGGTATTGAAAGCAGCACATACTTTTAATTTGCTGGATGCACGCAGTGCAATCTCGGTCACAGAGCGGGCTGCTTATATAGGCCGTATTCGTCATTTGGCCAGGAGTGTGGCGCAAGCGTATTATGCCAGTCGAGAACGTCTGGAACCGCCTTTCCCCCTGGCGCCACGTGAATGGGTTGCGCAGATTTCCAAATCGGCCGGATCAGGATCAGCATGA
- a CDS encoding lysophospholipid acyltransferase family protein yields MLAALRSALYLLLQIIITPPYALITLACFPLSAHGRYRVTSSWTHLMLFLVRVICGVRYRVLGADRIPKIPSIVLSKHQSAWETLAFQKIFPPQVWVLKKELLRIPFFGWGLAMTNPIAIDRSSGKAALEQIVEQGKERLKQGFWVVVFPEGTRIAPGKKGKYRIGGAWLATHAKVWVVPVAHNAGEFWGKNSFIKQPGTITVSIGEPIDPAGMEAAELNEKVETWIEKEMIRIRHLET; encoded by the coding sequence ATGCTGGCTGCATTACGTTCAGCATTGTATCTGTTGTTGCAAATCATCATTACACCGCCCTACGCATTAATAACGCTTGCCTGTTTTCCGCTCTCGGCGCATGGACGTTATCGTGTGACTTCTAGTTGGACGCACTTGATGCTGTTTTTGGTACGTGTGATATGTGGCGTGCGTTACCGTGTACTGGGCGCAGATCGTATTCCCAAAATACCGAGTATCGTGTTATCGAAACATCAATCCGCATGGGAAACACTGGCGTTCCAGAAAATTTTTCCACCGCAGGTATGGGTCCTTAAAAAGGAATTGTTACGTATCCCTTTTTTTGGCTGGGGTTTGGCGATGACGAATCCGATTGCAATCGATCGGAGTTCGGGGAAAGCAGCGCTGGAGCAGATTGTTGAACAAGGAAAAGAGCGATTAAAGCAGGGATTCTGGGTTGTGGTGTTTCCGGAAGGAACACGCATCGCACCGGGCAAGAAAGGAAAGTATCGTATTGGCGGCGCATGGCTTGCCACTCACGCTAAGGTCTGGGTGGTGCCTGTGGCACATAATGCGGGAGAATTCTGGGGAAAAAATTCTTTTATCAAGCAACCCGGTACGATAACGGTGAGTATTGGCGAACCCATTGATCCAGCCGGAATGGAGGCAGCCGAGCTGAATGAGAAAGTGGAGACCTGGATTGAGAAAGAGATGATCCGCATTCGTCATTTAGAAACTTAA
- the gmhB gene encoding D-glycero-beta-D-manno-heptose 1,7-bisphosphate 7-phosphatase gives MKLIILDHNGVINHTSLTFIKTPDEWEPIPGSLEAIARLTHLGYRVVIVTNQSGIGRGLLDMTTYNAINEKMYKAVNQAGGRIDAIFFCPHTNMDKCACRKPATGMLKEIMQRYGTDLKNVPMIGDSLRDLQASAGVGAQPILVLTGKGERTRADNLLPENTQIFENLSTAVDFLVGQA, from the coding sequence ATGAAATTGATTATTCTCGATCATAATGGCGTTATCAATCATACTAGCCTTACCTTTATTAAGACACCGGATGAATGGGAACCTATTCCCGGTAGCCTGGAAGCGATTGCGCGTTTGACTCATTTAGGTTATCGGGTAGTGATTGTCACGAATCAGTCCGGTATTGGACGTGGATTATTGGATATGACCACTTATAACGCCATTAATGAGAAAATGTATAAAGCGGTTAATCAGGCAGGCGGGCGTATTGATGCGATATTTTTTTGTCCGCATACGAATATGGATAAATGTGCCTGTCGGAAACCGGCAACAGGTATGCTCAAGGAAATTATGCAGCGTTACGGTACTGATTTAAAGAATGTTCCTATGATTGGTGATTCGCTTCGGGATTTGCAGGCGAGTGCTGGGGTCGGTGCGCAGCCGATTTTGGTGTTGACAGGTAAGGGCGAAAGAACGCGTGCGGACAATCTATTGCCAGAGAATACGCAAATTTTTGAAAATCTGTCGACAGCGGTTGATTTTCTGGTTGGACAGGCATAA